The Drosophila mauritiana strain mau12 chromosome 2R, ASM438214v1, whole genome shotgun sequence genome has a segment encoding these proteins:
- the LOC117137676 gene encoding uncharacterized protein LOC117137676 isoform X3, which produces MSRTSSLSLSLPLCLLVLSALNGPAAAASRVRVSSSTTMTRNIEEENGPPVLSESIMGTVGRLPCNVTPPIYEDRVALVIWYKVGLKTPIYSVDTRDSNFAQGTHWSDETYRERLSFHVEGRAGTLTIKSTTEDDTGEYRCRVDFQKSPTRNSKVNLTVIIPPESVIILDSKGVTIEDHTLGPYNEGSGINITCVAIGGRPQPRVTWLHGNTVYKNASVGQPLSERRVGNTLSLARLERRNLHMQLTCRAENNNLTTPIISSVVLDMNLRPLIVKLQGENRALSAGNSYQLSCVVIGARPAPTITWWKGSTPMKNTHEIATPDGNLTTSVLTFTPTIDDRGKFLSCRAEQSMIPESGMEDGWKLDIYHIPVVSLELGTNSLNSTLREGIDVFFECNIKSNPWIYEVSWRHNGKILTNNPAEGIAVSNQSLVLQNASRARSGIYTCVGSNREGDGESNPVQLDIRFAPVCRPRQRLSYSSGRHETVKVACEIDANPSEATYVWKFNATQGETVDIPASQVAVDRGRSIAHYTPMTENDYGTLLCWATNEIGDQSEPCVYTIFPAGEPDPLLNCTVLNQTSTGFQIECIEGFNGGLQQDFIMEVYMNGTTRHPKISKSKRPYFEVSGLVPGMGYNVFLIANNSKGRSNATILQVYTLKDPEKQTVKITFTKSFQGLRPAYPKSKATATTTSDCVCDEDEFLNLGKGISHDEGTDADQQEDLSLAYAPVIEDIRPFLGILAGIVGSIFLVALIIVIVVRVRGSSGRDRNNYSHPGSGVGGVGGTTGNGSGMGGGGGGVGGTTANGNGSLGLLASNNNGSLVIGTLGHNGGQSVQDMHRIGRETCHVTSSLDSIDKNPDIIPQDGHDLDDEWTTKGHGRTYATAAMAEQNAVITSGTYDHLMPTYAVVDKKTAPPPGHGQYIQYNTLIPVSKMGAYANQQQQLQQQPQQKTELSYSELSAPLVSGPVGVQRMAPYCSATLGRPGRQAELKRAEPNIYSQVNVMMDDEILADLQAATASGRSYVAGAVVDNVGGAPNLYVQGYATRIDLAHHPMPMYSTSPMFGTNSTITGVTMSHPSQLATFSPTPPPPIFTHSMVTTGDGLLQPVTCMGLVATSSAGASVPGPVPLPPQQQQQQQLTAANGGNGSIVGMGMSLYSSDVGKPQLLKTVPEEVHHQLNGEDILIAQDRNLGSGTRF; this is translated from the exons GACCTCCCGTGCTATCTGAGTCCATAATGGGAACGGTCGGCCGGCTGCCCTGCAACGTCACCCCGCCCATTTACGAGGATCGAGTGGCGCTGGTCATCTGGTACAAAGTTGGCCTGAAGACTCCCATTTACAG TGTGGACACACGCGACTCGAACTTCGCCCAGGGAACGCACTGGTCGGATGAGACCTACCGGGAGCGGCTCTCCTTCCACGTGGAAGGACGTGCCGGCACGCTGACCATCAAGTCAACCACGGAGGACGACACGGGCGAGTATCGCTGCCGCGTCGACTTCCAGAAGAGTCCGACTCGCAACTCCAAAGTGAATTTAACTGTCATAA TTCCGCCCGAGTCGGTGATTATATTGGACAGCAAGGGTGTGACCATCGAGGATCACACGCTGGGTCCTTACAACGAGGGCTCTGGGATAAACATCACGTGCGTGGCCATCGGCG GCCGCCCACAGCCGAGGGTTACCTGGCTGCACGGAAACACCGTCTACAAGAACGCCAGTGTGGGCCAACCCCTGTCCGAGCGACGGGTGGGCAATACCCTGTCCTTGGCGCGACTGGAGCGCAGGAATCTTCACATGCAGCTAACGTGCCGGGCGGAGAACAATAATTTGACAACGCCAATTATCAGCAGCGTCGTCCTCGACATGAACC TGCGTCCTTTGATTGTGAAGCTGCAGGGGGAGAATCGAGCCCTGTCGGCGGGGAATTCTTATCAGCTCAGCTGCGTTGTCATCGGAGCACGTCCAGCGCCGACGATTACCTGGTGGAAGGGCAGTACCCCCATGAAGAATACTCACGAGATT GCTACACCGGACGGAAATCTGACTACCTCGGTGCTGACATTCACGCCCACCATCGATGACCGCGGCAAGTTCCTCTCGTGCCGCGCGGAGCAGAGCATGATACCCGAGTCCGGAATGGAGGACGGCTGGAAATTGGACATATATC ACATACCGGTGGTGAGCCTGGAGCTGGGAACCAATTCGCTGAACTCTACTCTGCGCGAGGGAATCGATGTCTTCTTCGAGTGCAACATCAAATCGAATCCTTGGATATACGAAGTTAGCTGGCGGCACAAT GGCAAGATTCTAACCAACAATCCAGCCGAAGGCATCGCCGTCTCCAACCAGAGTCTGGTGCTCCAAAATGCCAGCCGGGCGAGAAGTGGCATCTACACCTGTGTGGGCAGCAATCGGGAGGGCGACGGCGAGAGCAATCCCGTCCAGCTGGACATACGAT TTGCTCCTGTTTGCCGACCTCGCCAGCGGCTCTCCTACAGCTCGGGCAGGCATGAGACCGTCAAGGTGGCCTGCGAAATTGATGCCAATCCCTCGGAGGCCACCTACGTTTGGAAATTCAATGCAACCCAGGGCGAAACAGTTGACATACCGGCTTCGCAAGTGGCCGTGGATCGGGGCCGGAGTATAGCCCATTACACGCCCATGACGGAGAAT GACTACGGTACGCTGCTCTGCTGGGCCACCAACGAAATTGGCGATCAAAGTGAACCCTGCGTATACACAATATTCCCAGCAG GCGAACCGGATCCGTTGCTAAACTGCACGGTGCTCAACCAGACATCGACGGGCTTCCAAATCGAATGCATCGAGGGCTTCAATGgcggcctgcagcaggacttTATAATGGAGGTTTACATGAACGGAACGACACGACATCCcaaaatttcaaaatcaaA GCGACCGTACTTTGAGGTAAGCGGACTGGTGCCCGGCATGGGCTACAATGTCTTCCTCATCGCCAACAACAGCAAGGGCCGTAGCAACGCCACCATTTTGCAGGTCTACACGCTGAAGGATCCGGAGAAGCAGACGG ttaaaatAACATTCACTAAGTCCTTCCAAGGACTTAGGCCTGCCTATCCCAAATCAAAAGCGACAGCGACCACGACCAGCGACTGCGTTTGCGATGAGGATGAGTTCCTAAATCTGGGCAAGGGAATTAGCCACGACGAGGGCACAGACGCTGACCAGCAAGAAG ACCTCTCGTTGGCCTATGCCCCCGTCATCGAGGACATCCGGCCATTCCTCGGCATTCTGGCCGGCATCGTGGGCAGCATTTTCCTGGTGGCCCTCATCATTGTGATTGTGGTGCGTGTGCGCGGCTCTTCGGGGCGCGATCGCAATAATTACTCGCATCCGGGAAGCGGCGTCGGCGGCGTGGGCGGCACCACCGGCAACGGCAGTGGGatgggcggcggtggcggcggagTGGGCGGCACCACGGCCAACGGGAATGGCAGTCTGGGGCTGCTGgcgagcaacaacaatggcagccTCGTCATCGGCACCCTGGGCCACAATGGCGGGCAATCAGTGCAGGATATGCACCGCATCGGCCGGGAGACGTGCCATGTGACGAGCAGTCTGGACAGCATCGACAAGAATCCGGACATCATACCGCAAG ACGGACACGACCTGGACGATGAGTGGACGACAAAGGGACATGGTCGCACTTACGCCACGGCGGCGATGGCCGAGCAGAATGCCGTGATAACCTCCGGCACCTATGATCACCTGATGCCCACGTACGCCGTGGTCGACAAGAAGACAGCACCGCCTCCCGGCCACGGCCAGTACATCCAGTATAATACACTCATTCCCGTTAGCAAAATGGGCGCTTATGCcaatcaacagcagcagctccagcagcagccgcaacagaAG ACTGAGCTCAGCTATAGCGAACTAAGCGCTCCTCTCGTCAGCGGCCCGGTGGGCGTTCAGCGGATGGCCCCCTACTGCAGCGCGACCTTGGGACGTCCGGGAAGGCAGGCAGAACTTAAGCGGGCGGAGCCGAACATCTACTCGCAGGTAAATGTGATGATGGACGACGAGATTCTGGCCGACTTGCAGGCGGCCACAGCATCCGGCAGAAGCTATGTGGCTGGAGCCGTGGTCGACAATGTGGGCGGAGCGCCCAATCTCTACGTTCAAGGCTATGCGACGCGT ATCGATCTGGCACATCACCCCATGCCCATGTACTCAACGAGCCCGATGTTTGGCACGAACAGCACCATCACCGGAGTCACCATGTCGCATCCATCACAATTGGCCACCTTCTCGCcgacgccgccgccgcccaTCTTCACCCACAGCATGGTGACCACTGGCGATGGGCTCCTGCAGCCGGTGACGTGCATGGGCCTGGTGGCAACATCTTCGGCAGGGGCATCGGTTCCTGGACCTGTTCCACTGCccccacagcagcagcaacagcagcagctgacaGCGGCCAAtggcggaaacggaagcatCGTCGGCATGGGCATGAGCCTTTATAGCAGCGATGTG GGCAAGCCACAGCTGCTAAAGACCGTGCCAGAGGAGGTGCACCATCAACTGAACGGGGAGGATATCCTGATCGCCCAGGATCGCAATCTCGGATCGGGAACTCGCTTCTGA
- the LOC117137676 gene encoding uncharacterized protein LOC117137676 isoform X2 — protein MSRTSSLSLSLPLCLLVLSALNGPAAAASRVRVSSSTTMTRNIEEENGPPVLSESIMGTVGRLPCNVTPPIYEDRVALVIWYKVGLKTPIYSVDTRDSNFAQGTHWSDETYRERLSFHVEGRAGTLTIKSTTEDDTGEYRCRVDFQKSPTRNSKVNLTVIIPPESVIILDSKGVTIEDHTLGPYNEGSGINITCVAIGGRPQPRVTWLHGNTVYKNASVGQPLSERRVGNTLSLARLERRNLHMQLTCRAENNNLTTPIISSVVLDMNLRPLIVKLQGENRALSAGNSYQLSCVVIGARPAPTITWWKGSTPMKNTHEIATPDGNLTTSVLTFTPTIDDRGKFLSCRAEQSMIPESGMEDGWKLDIYHIPVVSLELGTNSLNSTLREGIDVFFECNIKSNPWIYEVSWRHNGKILTNNPAEGIAVSNQSLVLQNASRARSGIYTCVGSNREGDGESNPVQLDIRFAPVCRPRQRLSYSSGRHETVKVACEIDANPSEATYVWKFNATQGETVDIPASQVAVDRGRSIAHYTPMTENDYGTLLCWATNEIGDQSEPCVYTIFPAGEPDPLLNCTVLNQTSTGFQIECIEGFNGGLQQDFIMEVYMNGTTRHPKISKSKRPYFEVSGLVPGMGYNVFLIANNSKGRSNATILQVYTLKDPEKQTDLSLAYAPVIEDIRPFLGILAGIVGSIFLVALIIVIVVRVRGSSGRDRNNYSHPGSGVGGVGGTTGNGSGMGGGGGGVGGTTANGNGSLGLLASNNNGSLVIGTLGHNGGQSVQDMHRIGRETCHVTSSLDSIDKNPDIIPQDGHDLDDEWTTKGHGRTYATAAMAEQNAVITSGTYDHLMPTYAVVDKKTAPPPGHGQYIQYNTLIPVSKMGAYANQQQQLQQQPQQKTELSYSELSAPLVSGPVGVQRMAPYCSATLGRPGRQAELKRAEPNIYSQIDLAHHPMPMYSTSPMFGTNSTITGVTMSHPSQLATFSPTPPPPIFTHSMVTTGDGLLQPVTCMGLVATSSAGASVPGPVPLPPQQQQQQQLTAANGGNGSIVGMGMSLYSSDVGKPQLLKTVPEEVHHQLNGEDILIAQDRNLGSGTRF, from the exons GACCTCCCGTGCTATCTGAGTCCATAATGGGAACGGTCGGCCGGCTGCCCTGCAACGTCACCCCGCCCATTTACGAGGATCGAGTGGCGCTGGTCATCTGGTACAAAGTTGGCCTGAAGACTCCCATTTACAG TGTGGACACACGCGACTCGAACTTCGCCCAGGGAACGCACTGGTCGGATGAGACCTACCGGGAGCGGCTCTCCTTCCACGTGGAAGGACGTGCCGGCACGCTGACCATCAAGTCAACCACGGAGGACGACACGGGCGAGTATCGCTGCCGCGTCGACTTCCAGAAGAGTCCGACTCGCAACTCCAAAGTGAATTTAACTGTCATAA TTCCGCCCGAGTCGGTGATTATATTGGACAGCAAGGGTGTGACCATCGAGGATCACACGCTGGGTCCTTACAACGAGGGCTCTGGGATAAACATCACGTGCGTGGCCATCGGCG GCCGCCCACAGCCGAGGGTTACCTGGCTGCACGGAAACACCGTCTACAAGAACGCCAGTGTGGGCCAACCCCTGTCCGAGCGACGGGTGGGCAATACCCTGTCCTTGGCGCGACTGGAGCGCAGGAATCTTCACATGCAGCTAACGTGCCGGGCGGAGAACAATAATTTGACAACGCCAATTATCAGCAGCGTCGTCCTCGACATGAACC TGCGTCCTTTGATTGTGAAGCTGCAGGGGGAGAATCGAGCCCTGTCGGCGGGGAATTCTTATCAGCTCAGCTGCGTTGTCATCGGAGCACGTCCAGCGCCGACGATTACCTGGTGGAAGGGCAGTACCCCCATGAAGAATACTCACGAGATT GCTACACCGGACGGAAATCTGACTACCTCGGTGCTGACATTCACGCCCACCATCGATGACCGCGGCAAGTTCCTCTCGTGCCGCGCGGAGCAGAGCATGATACCCGAGTCCGGAATGGAGGACGGCTGGAAATTGGACATATATC ACATACCGGTGGTGAGCCTGGAGCTGGGAACCAATTCGCTGAACTCTACTCTGCGCGAGGGAATCGATGTCTTCTTCGAGTGCAACATCAAATCGAATCCTTGGATATACGAAGTTAGCTGGCGGCACAAT GGCAAGATTCTAACCAACAATCCAGCCGAAGGCATCGCCGTCTCCAACCAGAGTCTGGTGCTCCAAAATGCCAGCCGGGCGAGAAGTGGCATCTACACCTGTGTGGGCAGCAATCGGGAGGGCGACGGCGAGAGCAATCCCGTCCAGCTGGACATACGAT TTGCTCCTGTTTGCCGACCTCGCCAGCGGCTCTCCTACAGCTCGGGCAGGCATGAGACCGTCAAGGTGGCCTGCGAAATTGATGCCAATCCCTCGGAGGCCACCTACGTTTGGAAATTCAATGCAACCCAGGGCGAAACAGTTGACATACCGGCTTCGCAAGTGGCCGTGGATCGGGGCCGGAGTATAGCCCATTACACGCCCATGACGGAGAAT GACTACGGTACGCTGCTCTGCTGGGCCACCAACGAAATTGGCGATCAAAGTGAACCCTGCGTATACACAATATTCCCAGCAG GCGAACCGGATCCGTTGCTAAACTGCACGGTGCTCAACCAGACATCGACGGGCTTCCAAATCGAATGCATCGAGGGCTTCAATGgcggcctgcagcaggacttTATAATGGAGGTTTACATGAACGGAACGACACGACATCCcaaaatttcaaaatcaaA GCGACCGTACTTTGAGGTAAGCGGACTGGTGCCCGGCATGGGCTACAATGTCTTCCTCATCGCCAACAACAGCAAGGGCCGTAGCAACGCCACCATTTTGCAGGTCTACACGCTGAAGGATCCGGAGAAGCAGACGG ACCTCTCGTTGGCCTATGCCCCCGTCATCGAGGACATCCGGCCATTCCTCGGCATTCTGGCCGGCATCGTGGGCAGCATTTTCCTGGTGGCCCTCATCATTGTGATTGTGGTGCGTGTGCGCGGCTCTTCGGGGCGCGATCGCAATAATTACTCGCATCCGGGAAGCGGCGTCGGCGGCGTGGGCGGCACCACCGGCAACGGCAGTGGGatgggcggcggtggcggcggagTGGGCGGCACCACGGCCAACGGGAATGGCAGTCTGGGGCTGCTGgcgagcaacaacaatggcagccTCGTCATCGGCACCCTGGGCCACAATGGCGGGCAATCAGTGCAGGATATGCACCGCATCGGCCGGGAGACGTGCCATGTGACGAGCAGTCTGGACAGCATCGACAAGAATCCGGACATCATACCGCAAG ACGGACACGACCTGGACGATGAGTGGACGACAAAGGGACATGGTCGCACTTACGCCACGGCGGCGATGGCCGAGCAGAATGCCGTGATAACCTCCGGCACCTATGATCACCTGATGCCCACGTACGCCGTGGTCGACAAGAAGACAGCACCGCCTCCCGGCCACGGCCAGTACATCCAGTATAATACACTCATTCCCGTTAGCAAAATGGGCGCTTATGCcaatcaacagcagcagctccagcagcagccgcaacagaAG ACTGAGCTCAGCTATAGCGAACTAAGCGCTCCTCTCGTCAGCGGCCCGGTGGGCGTTCAGCGGATGGCCCCCTACTGCAGCGCGACCTTGGGACGTCCGGGAAGGCAGGCAGAACTTAAGCGGGCGGAGCCGAACATCTACTCGCAG ATCGATCTGGCACATCACCCCATGCCCATGTACTCAACGAGCCCGATGTTTGGCACGAACAGCACCATCACCGGAGTCACCATGTCGCATCCATCACAATTGGCCACCTTCTCGCcgacgccgccgccgcccaTCTTCACCCACAGCATGGTGACCACTGGCGATGGGCTCCTGCAGCCGGTGACGTGCATGGGCCTGGTGGCAACATCTTCGGCAGGGGCATCGGTTCCTGGACCTGTTCCACTGCccccacagcagcagcaacagcagcagctgacaGCGGCCAAtggcggaaacggaagcatCGTCGGCATGGGCATGAGCCTTTATAGCAGCGATGTG GGCAAGCCACAGCTGCTAAAGACCGTGCCAGAGGAGGTGCACCATCAACTGAACGGGGAGGATATCCTGATCGCCCAGGATCGCAATCTCGGATCGGGAACTCGCTTCTGA
- the LOC117137676 gene encoding uncharacterized protein LOC117137676 isoform X1, protein MSRTSSLSLSLPLCLLVLSALNGPAAAASRVRVSSSTTMTRNIEEENGPPVLSESIMGTVGRLPCNVTPPIYEDRVALVIWYKVGLKTPIYSVDTRDSNFAQGTHWSDETYRERLSFHVEGRAGTLTIKSTTEDDTGEYRCRVDFQKSPTRNSKVNLTVIIPPESVIILDSKGVTIEDHTLGPYNEGSGINITCVAIGGRPQPRVTWLHGNTVYKNASVGQPLSERRVGNTLSLARLERRNLHMQLTCRAENNNLTTPIISSVVLDMNLRPLIVKLQGENRALSAGNSYQLSCVVIGARPAPTITWWKGSTPMKNTHEIATPDGNLTTSVLTFTPTIDDRGKFLSCRAEQSMIPESGMEDGWKLDIYHIPVVSLELGTNSLNSTLREGIDVFFECNIKSNPWIYEVSWRHNGKILTNNPAEGIAVSNQSLVLQNASRARSGIYTCVGSNREGDGESNPVQLDIRFAPVCRPRQRLSYSSGRHETVKVACEIDANPSEATYVWKFNATQGETVDIPASQVAVDRGRSIAHYTPMTENDYGTLLCWATNEIGDQSEPCVYTIFPAGEPDPLLNCTVLNQTSTGFQIECIEGFNGGLQQDFIMEVYMNGTTRHPKISKSKRPYFEVSGLVPGMGYNVFLIANNSKGRSNATILQVYTLKDPEKQTDLSLAYAPVIEDIRPFLGILAGIVGSIFLVALIIVIVVRVRGSSGRDRNNYSHPGSGVGGVGGTTGNGSGMGGGGGGVGGTTANGNGSLGLLASNNNGSLVIGTLGHNGGQSVQDMHRIGRETCHVTSSLDSIDKNPDIIPQGGLDGHDLDDEWTTKGHGRTYATAAMAEQNAVITSGTYDHLMPTYAVVDKKTAPPPGHGQYIQYNTLIPVSKMGAYANQQQQLQQQPQQKTELSYSELSAPLVSGPVGVQRMAPYCSATLGRPGRQAELKRAEPNIYSQIDLAHHPMPMYSTSPMFGTNSTITGVTMSHPSQLATFSPTPPPPIFTHSMVTTGDGLLQPVTCMGLVATSSAGASVPGPVPLPPQQQQQQQLTAANGGNGSIVGMGMSLYSSDVGKPQLLKTVPEEVHHQLNGEDILIAQDRNLGSGTRF, encoded by the exons GACCTCCCGTGCTATCTGAGTCCATAATGGGAACGGTCGGCCGGCTGCCCTGCAACGTCACCCCGCCCATTTACGAGGATCGAGTGGCGCTGGTCATCTGGTACAAAGTTGGCCTGAAGACTCCCATTTACAG TGTGGACACACGCGACTCGAACTTCGCCCAGGGAACGCACTGGTCGGATGAGACCTACCGGGAGCGGCTCTCCTTCCACGTGGAAGGACGTGCCGGCACGCTGACCATCAAGTCAACCACGGAGGACGACACGGGCGAGTATCGCTGCCGCGTCGACTTCCAGAAGAGTCCGACTCGCAACTCCAAAGTGAATTTAACTGTCATAA TTCCGCCCGAGTCGGTGATTATATTGGACAGCAAGGGTGTGACCATCGAGGATCACACGCTGGGTCCTTACAACGAGGGCTCTGGGATAAACATCACGTGCGTGGCCATCGGCG GCCGCCCACAGCCGAGGGTTACCTGGCTGCACGGAAACACCGTCTACAAGAACGCCAGTGTGGGCCAACCCCTGTCCGAGCGACGGGTGGGCAATACCCTGTCCTTGGCGCGACTGGAGCGCAGGAATCTTCACATGCAGCTAACGTGCCGGGCGGAGAACAATAATTTGACAACGCCAATTATCAGCAGCGTCGTCCTCGACATGAACC TGCGTCCTTTGATTGTGAAGCTGCAGGGGGAGAATCGAGCCCTGTCGGCGGGGAATTCTTATCAGCTCAGCTGCGTTGTCATCGGAGCACGTCCAGCGCCGACGATTACCTGGTGGAAGGGCAGTACCCCCATGAAGAATACTCACGAGATT GCTACACCGGACGGAAATCTGACTACCTCGGTGCTGACATTCACGCCCACCATCGATGACCGCGGCAAGTTCCTCTCGTGCCGCGCGGAGCAGAGCATGATACCCGAGTCCGGAATGGAGGACGGCTGGAAATTGGACATATATC ACATACCGGTGGTGAGCCTGGAGCTGGGAACCAATTCGCTGAACTCTACTCTGCGCGAGGGAATCGATGTCTTCTTCGAGTGCAACATCAAATCGAATCCTTGGATATACGAAGTTAGCTGGCGGCACAAT GGCAAGATTCTAACCAACAATCCAGCCGAAGGCATCGCCGTCTCCAACCAGAGTCTGGTGCTCCAAAATGCCAGCCGGGCGAGAAGTGGCATCTACACCTGTGTGGGCAGCAATCGGGAGGGCGACGGCGAGAGCAATCCCGTCCAGCTGGACATACGAT TTGCTCCTGTTTGCCGACCTCGCCAGCGGCTCTCCTACAGCTCGGGCAGGCATGAGACCGTCAAGGTGGCCTGCGAAATTGATGCCAATCCCTCGGAGGCCACCTACGTTTGGAAATTCAATGCAACCCAGGGCGAAACAGTTGACATACCGGCTTCGCAAGTGGCCGTGGATCGGGGCCGGAGTATAGCCCATTACACGCCCATGACGGAGAAT GACTACGGTACGCTGCTCTGCTGGGCCACCAACGAAATTGGCGATCAAAGTGAACCCTGCGTATACACAATATTCCCAGCAG GCGAACCGGATCCGTTGCTAAACTGCACGGTGCTCAACCAGACATCGACGGGCTTCCAAATCGAATGCATCGAGGGCTTCAATGgcggcctgcagcaggacttTATAATGGAGGTTTACATGAACGGAACGACACGACATCCcaaaatttcaaaatcaaA GCGACCGTACTTTGAGGTAAGCGGACTGGTGCCCGGCATGGGCTACAATGTCTTCCTCATCGCCAACAACAGCAAGGGCCGTAGCAACGCCACCATTTTGCAGGTCTACACGCTGAAGGATCCGGAGAAGCAGACGG ACCTCTCGTTGGCCTATGCCCCCGTCATCGAGGACATCCGGCCATTCCTCGGCATTCTGGCCGGCATCGTGGGCAGCATTTTCCTGGTGGCCCTCATCATTGTGATTGTGGTGCGTGTGCGCGGCTCTTCGGGGCGCGATCGCAATAATTACTCGCATCCGGGAAGCGGCGTCGGCGGCGTGGGCGGCACCACCGGCAACGGCAGTGGGatgggcggcggtggcggcggagTGGGCGGCACCACGGCCAACGGGAATGGCAGTCTGGGGCTGCTGgcgagcaacaacaatggcagccTCGTCATCGGCACCCTGGGCCACAATGGCGGGCAATCAGTGCAGGATATGCACCGCATCGGCCGGGAGACGTGCCATGTGACGAGCAGTCTGGACAGCATCGACAAGAATCCGGACATCATACCGCAAGGTGGGTTGG ACGGACACGACCTGGACGATGAGTGGACGACAAAGGGACATGGTCGCACTTACGCCACGGCGGCGATGGCCGAGCAGAATGCCGTGATAACCTCCGGCACCTATGATCACCTGATGCCCACGTACGCCGTGGTCGACAAGAAGACAGCACCGCCTCCCGGCCACGGCCAGTACATCCAGTATAATACACTCATTCCCGTTAGCAAAATGGGCGCTTATGCcaatcaacagcagcagctccagcagcagccgcaacagaAG ACTGAGCTCAGCTATAGCGAACTAAGCGCTCCTCTCGTCAGCGGCCCGGTGGGCGTTCAGCGGATGGCCCCCTACTGCAGCGCGACCTTGGGACGTCCGGGAAGGCAGGCAGAACTTAAGCGGGCGGAGCCGAACATCTACTCGCAG ATCGATCTGGCACATCACCCCATGCCCATGTACTCAACGAGCCCGATGTTTGGCACGAACAGCACCATCACCGGAGTCACCATGTCGCATCCATCACAATTGGCCACCTTCTCGCcgacgccgccgccgcccaTCTTCACCCACAGCATGGTGACCACTGGCGATGGGCTCCTGCAGCCGGTGACGTGCATGGGCCTGGTGGCAACATCTTCGGCAGGGGCATCGGTTCCTGGACCTGTTCCACTGCccccacagcagcagcaacagcagcagctgacaGCGGCCAAtggcggaaacggaagcatCGTCGGCATGGGCATGAGCCTTTATAGCAGCGATGTG GGCAAGCCACAGCTGCTAAAGACCGTGCCAGAGGAGGTGCACCATCAACTGAACGGGGAGGATATCCTGATCGCCCAGGATCGCAATCTCGGATCGGGAACTCGCTTCTGA